The Variovorax sp. PMC12 genome segment GGCCATGTGGGGACTCCCTTCATTCGGAAAACCAATGAGAACGGCCTGGCCCGCGCGGTCGAGCCGGGCGCCTACGCGCACCCTTTGCGGCGCGTCGCCGACCTCGCCATGCAGATGGACCATGAGCGTGGGGCCGGCATCCAGGTGCACCAGGCCCAGCCGCCAGGGCAGCCGCTCGCGGAAGAACAGGTCGTTGCTGTGATGCAGCGTGGTGCTGCCGAGCAGTTCGCCCTCGCCGCTCTGCGCGCGCCAGCGCAGCGCGGCCGAGAGGCACTTGTGGCAGACCTCGCGCGGCGGGTACTGCACCGTGCCGCAGTCATCGCAGGTCTGCAGCTCGAAGCGGCCCTCGGCGGCGGCGGCCGTCAGGCCCAGCGCCACGCGGCCGCGCGCGCCGGGCGGCAGGTTCATCTGCCGGGTGCGCAGAACCGGGTTCTTGCGCGGAGGGCGCATCAGGGGCATGGTCATGCGGGTCTCCCCAGGATCACCGCGCCTGTGCACAGGCAGCGGTCGTAGGTCACCATGCCGAAGCCGGCGACGAGGCCCAGTTGTGCATCGGGCACCGCGCGTTTTTCGGCTTGATCGGTCAGCTGGCGGATCGCCTCGACCATGCCGAGGAAGCCGCCCGCAGCGCCCGCCTGACCTGCCGACAGCTGCCCGCCGCTCGTGTTGTTCGGAAAGCTGCCGTCGAAGGTCATGGTGTGGGCCTGCACGAAGGCGGGGCCCTCGCCTTTCTCGCAGAAACCCAGGTCTTCGAACTGCATCATCACGATGACGGGGTAGTCGTCGTAGGTCTGCACGAAGTCGAGCTCGGCGGGCTGGATGCCGGCCTGCGCGTACAGGTCGTCGCGGTCCTTGCGCCAGCCGCCCTGCACCATCACAGGGTCTTCGGCATACGCGTTGTGGCGTTCGATGGCACCGAGGATGACGACGTGCGCCAGGCCAAGGTCGCGCGCGCGCTCCTCGCTCATCACGAGGAAGGCGTCGGCGCCCGCGCAGGGCATCACGCAGTCGAACAGGTGGATCGGGTCGGAGATGGGCCGGGCCGCCATGTACTCGTCGAGCGTCAGGCCCTTCTTGAACATGGCGTTCGGGTTGCCCAGCGCGTTGGTTCGCTGGTCGACGCAGATGCGGCCGAAGTCTTCACGCTTCGCGCCGTAGGTGCGCATGTAGTTGGCCGTGATGAACGCGAAGATCGAGTTCGGGCCGCCCGAGCCATACGGGTAGCTCGCGTCGCGCGCGAAGTTGCTGAAGCTGCCGAGCGTCTGGCGGAAGGAATCGACATGGTTGGTGTCGGCGCCCACGCAGGCCACGATGTCGGCATCGCCCGCCTGTACCGCCCGCGCGGCGCGGCGCAGGCACATCACGCCCGAGGCACCACCGGTGGGCACATGGTCGAGCCAGCGCGGCGACATGCCCAGGTGCTGCGTGACGCCGACGGCCGTGTCGGGCGCGAGCGAGAAGCTGCTGAGGCACAGGCCGTCGATCTGCTCCTTTGGCACGCCGCTGGCCTTTACCAGCGCCTCGATAGCCTGCCCGATGAACCAGTGCGCTGTGCGCGTGGAATAGCGCACGTAGGGCACGGTGATGGGCACCGCGACCGCGACGCCATCGTAGGAGAGCCGTCGTTTCGTGGTCATGGCTGCCTTTTCTTCATCGCACGCGTGTCGATGCAATGGCCCTGGCCCGGCAACGAATGCGCCATCTCGCGCAGCTGGCCGCGCTGGATCTTCTGCGACGGCGTGAGCGGCAACGCGTCGACGAAGGCGACGTATCCGGGCGCCTTGTAGTAGGCGAGCTGTGCCAGCGCATGCTCGACGATGCTGGCCGCTACCTGCGCGCGCTGCGAGGCATCCATGTCTTCCCTCATCACGATGCAGGCCAGCACTTCGTCGCCGCGCACCGCGTCGGGTGTGGCGGCCACGGCCGATGCCTTCACCGCCGGGTGCTGGTTGAGCACGCTCTCGACCTCGACGGCGGAGATGTTCTCGCCGCTGCGGCGGATCACGTTCTTCTTGCGGTCGACGAAGAAGAAGTTGCCTTCGGCGTCGCGGCGCACCAGGTCGCCGGTGTGGAACCAGCCGTCGGCCCAGGCTTCGCGCGTGGCCTCCTCGTCCTTCAGGTAGCCGGAGAAGAAATACCGGTTCGGGTCGGTACCGGCCGAACGCACCAGCAGTTCGCCCGGTGCATCGACGCCGGCTTCATTGCCATCCTCGCCCACGAGGCGAATCTCGACGAAGTCTTCCTGCCGCCCGAAGCAGCTCGTGCCCACGAGGCGCGGCTCCCGGTTGGCCATGATGCAGGCGGCCGCGCCGGTCTCGGTCATTGCCCAAGCCTCGACCAGCGGGAAGCCGAAGCGCTCCTCGAAGGGCGCGTGGTTCTTGCGGTCCACGCCGGCGCCGAAGCCCCAGCGGATCGCATGGTCGCGGTCGGCCGGCGACTGCGGCGCGGAGAGCAGCATGGCCGGCATCACGCCCAGGTAGTGCACGATGGTCGCGCCGCTTTCCTTCGCGCTGGCCAGCCAGGTCTTCGGGTGGAAGCGGTCGAGCTGCACCAGGCAACCGCCGGCGACCAGCACCACCATGGTGGAGAAGGCCATCGCGTTCATGTGGTTCAGCGGCAGCGGCGTGATGACGCGCTCCGCGTCGGGCCGGATGCTGCAGACGCCGTCGAGCGCCGCGTACCACTCGCCAGCGCGCAGGAAGTAGGCATTGCTCAGGATGCAGCCCTTGGGGCGGCCCGTGGTGCCTGATGTGTAGAGCAGGCCGCATTCGGTGTCTGTGCCGATGGGCTCATGGGCGCGCGGTGCGGCGGTCTTCGCCGGCGGCACCGCGTCTTCGGGGCCCATCGTCTCGAATTCGACACCCGCCCGCGCCGCCGCTGCACGCAGGTCGGCGGCACGGCCCGGCAGCGTCACGGCCAGGCCGATCTCGCTGTGGCCGATCAGATAGACCAGCTCGGCCGAGCGCATCTCGGCGTTGATGGGCACCACGCTCACGCCCAGTGCGTTCAGCGCGAGCCAGTGGAAGATGAAGGCCGGCCGGTTTTCCAGCAGCAGGCCGACGCGGTGGCCGTGCCCATAGCCGGCTTGCGCATAGGCCGCGCGCAGGCGCTCGATCTGCGTGGCAGCCTCACCCCAGCGGATGGCGCCTGCGTCGATGCCGTAGGCGGCGGCAGTCACCGATTCGGTGAACAGGAACTCGGCCTGCGGCGTGCGCGCCGCGGTGGCCGCGAAGACTTGATGGACGGTGGCGTGTGGCATCGCTTTCGTCCCTGTCAGATGAAGAGCTGCACGGCCGGCAGCGCCGCGTCGCAGTTGAGCAGGTTCACGCGCTTGAGCGTCATGCGCAATGCATCGTCCTGCACCGTGAGGTGATGGAAAAAGGTGCCGACGTAGAACTGCAGTTCGTCGCCCTGCGATTCGGTGTAGTGGAATTCGGTGCGCACCACGTAGCGATTGGCTTCAGCATCGAACTGCTCGACCACGGGCACCTGCAGCAAATGGTGGCAGCGGCTCGGCGGCTGCTGCGAGAAAGCACGCGGGCTCTTCAGGCGCTCGATGCGCAGGTCGCGAAGCAGCTTGTCTTCGTAGAGATGCGATGTGTGGTTGAGGCCGTCTTCCTGGTCTGGCACGAGCGGCACCCAGTAGAAGGCGTCGTCGGTGAAGAGCGCATTCCACGCTTCGTAGCGGCGCGTGTCGAGCAGGTGCGCTTCGTTCACGACGAAGTCGATCAGGTCCTGGCGGGTGACTTCGATGCCGGCCATCACATGGTCTCCGTCATGCGCTGGACCCAGCTTCGGTACTGGTTGCGCATCGGCAGCTCATCGGTGCCGCCCGTGGTGATCTCGCCGCCCTTCAGCTCCGAAGGGTCGTAGTCGCGGTGCAGGCTCACCCACTCGTTGCCGCTCGCATGCAGCCCCGCCTGCATGCCGCGGTAGGCCTGCAGGTCGTCATGGCCCACCACCGAGAACGGCGAGTTGATGAGCCGGTTGTACATGGTGGTGCGCTGCAGCAGTTCGGGCGGCGCGCCCTTGAGGCGGAAGGTCCAGCTCTCGATCAGCGTCTTGTCTGCGGAGATCGGCTTCACCACGCGGATCGCCTGGATCGCGCCCTTGATCGTCAGGTTCGGGTAGTACACCGTGTTGTGCCGCGCCATGCCCAGGATCTGCGCCGTCTTCTCCTCGCCGTAGCGGGCCTTCATGGCGTCGTCGTACGCGGGGATCGCCTTGTACTTGCTGTGGATGCTGAAGTGCACACCCGTGAAGCTGTGGCCGTTGTCGTAGGTGCGGATGCCCATGTCCTCGAAGAACTTGTAGTCGGACATGAAGGGCGCGAACTGCTCCACCGCCATGGGCTTGGGCTCGTCTTCCGGCTTGTCGGCCCACATGCGCTTGGCGGTGCCGGCCGAAGACTCGTGCGCCACCATGGGGTGCATGGTGTCGTTGAGGTTCTCGACGAACATCTTCCAGTTGCACTGGTGCATGAAGCGCAGGCAGCCGCCCGCTATTTCCAGTTCGCCTTCGGGCGAGCGGTCGGCCATGTTGTCGATGGAGCTCAGCGAGTCGCCGAAGTATTCGTCGAAGCCGGGGCCGGCGTCGTTGATCTTCACGAAGATGAACCCACGGTGGCTGCGCACATGCTTCACAGTGGTGAGACCCTTGCCCGATTCGCATTCGTGCAGCTGGGTGTTCTCGTAGCCGGTCTTCAGTGGAATCGCCAGCGGCGCGCCGTCCGTCTTGAAGGTCCAGGCGTGGTAAGGGCAGCGGAAGAACTTGCCGGTGTTGCCGCACGCGCCGTTCACGAGCCGCGAACCCTTGTGGGCGCAGCGGTTCATCATCACGCGCACGCTGCCGTCGGAGTGCCGCACGATGATCAGCGGGCGGCCCGCGATCTCGTTGCTGATCCAGTCGCCGGGCTTGGGCAGTTGGCTTTCATGGCCGACGTAGTTCCAGGTGTTGGCGAAGAAGTGTTCCTGCTCCAGCTCGAACAGCTCCTGGCTGGTGTACAGGTCGCGGTGCACCCGGTCGTGCTGCACCAGCGCGCGAACGGCATCGGGGTTGTCTCGGTACGAGGTCATGGTTCTTCAGGCTCCTGGCTTCAGATGTCCAGCACCAGCCGCGCACCCTTGGCGCGCGAGATGCAGATCTGCATGACGTTGCCTTCCGCCTTCTCGCGGGCGGTGAGCACGTAGTCGCGGTGTTCGATCTCGCCTTCGAGCACGGGCACGGCGCACACGCCGCATTCGCCGCGCTTGCAGTCGAACATCGGGTCGCAGCCGTGCTCGATCAGGCAGTCGAGGATGCTCTGGTTGGCCGGCACGGTGAAACGCTGGCCCGACTGGGCGAGCTCCACCTCGAAGGGCTGGTCGCCTTCTTCCGCGACCGGCTCGGTGAAAAGTTCGAAGTGCACGCGGTCGTGTTCCCAGCCGCGCGCCTGGGTGCGCTCGAGCACCGCGTCGAGCATGACCTTGGGGCCGCAGACGTAGAGGCGGTCGCCGGCGGGAACGCCGTCGAGCATTGCATCGATGCCGAGCGGCGCGCCGGCTTCCGCATCGGCGTGCACGTGCAGGTCGTCGCCCAGCAGCGCCTGAAGTTCAGGCAGGAAGGCCATCAGGTCGCGGCTGCGGCCGGCGTAGTGCATGCGCACGGCCGCACCTTCGGCGCGGCGGCGGGCGGCCATGGTGGCGAGCGGCGTCACGCCGATGCCCCCGGCTACCAGCACGGTGCCGCCGGGGCCGGTGTGCAGCGGGAAGTCGTTCTTGGGCGCCTCGATGGCGAGGGTGTCGCCCTCTTTCAGCTGCTCGTGCATGAAGCGCGAGCCGCCCCGGCCTTCGGCTTCCTTGCGCACGGCGATCACATATTCCGCCGGGGCATTGGTGGCGTTGCGCGCCGTATCGAAGTTGATGAGCGAATAGTGACGCCAGTCGGCCTTGCCGTCAGGCAGCGTCACCTGCACGCGGATGTGGGCACCGGCCGAGAAGCCGGGCAGCGCGCGGCCGTCTTCGGCGCGCAGGCGCAGCATGCGGATCAGCGGATTCAACGCACGCGCCTCGACGACGCGCAGTGAAAGGGTGGCTGAGGGTGCGGTCATCTTCGTTGTCTCTTCAGGCCAGTGCGTGCTGCGCCAGCGCGGCCTGCAGCTTGTGGCCGTGTTCGTCGGCCAGCGCCGCGTCGCGCAGTTCGCGCAGCGTGGCCGGCGCCAGCGCGGTGCCGGCGCGCTCCACGGCGCGCATCACGGTGTCGTAGTTGCGGATGCCGCGCTCGTGCGTGTCGCTGTAGCCCTTGACCAGGCGCTGGCACTGGGCAAGCTCCACGGCCAGTTCGGGGTTGCGCTGCGCGGTCGCGGCGATGCGCTGCAGCCATTCCTCGATGCGTCGGTTTTCCTCGGCATAGCGCATGGTCGAGAGGCGCCAGCGCTTGCACGCCGCCACCATGCGCAGCATGAGATAGCCGCGCAGCGAGCTGGTCTGGATCACGCGGCCATGCTGCGTGAAGCGCTCGACGAGCTTCTTCGGCGTCGTCGAATTCATGAGCCAGCGGCCGATGCCACCGGGCAGCGTCTCGCAGATTTCCTGCAGGCGCGGGTGCATGTATTCGTTGATGGCGAGCACCTGGCCGGGCTGGACGCGG includes the following:
- a CDS encoding AMP-binding protein yields the protein MPHATVHQVFAATAARTPQAEFLFTESVTAAAYGIDAGAIRWGEAATQIERLRAAYAQAGYGHGHRVGLLLENRPAFIFHWLALNALGVSVVPINAEMRSAELVYLIGHSEIGLAVTLPGRAADLRAAAARAGVEFETMGPEDAVPPAKTAAPRAHEPIGTDTECGLLYTSGTTGRPKGCILSNAYFLRAGEWYAALDGVCSIRPDAERVITPLPLNHMNAMAFSTMVVLVAGGCLVQLDRFHPKTWLASAKESGATIVHYLGVMPAMLLSAPQSPADRDHAIRWGFGAGVDRKNHAPFEERFGFPLVEAWAMTETGAAACIMANREPRLVGTSCFGRQEDFVEIRLVGEDGNEAGVDAPGELLVRSAGTDPNRYFFSGYLKDEEATREAWADGWFHTGDLVRRDAEGNFFFVDRKKNVIRRSGENISAVEVESVLNQHPAVKASAVAATPDAVRGDEVLACIVMREDMDASQRAQVAASIVEHALAQLAYYKAPGYVAFVDALPLTPSQKIQRGQLREMAHSLPGQGHCIDTRAMKKRQP
- a CDS encoding thiolase family protein; translated protein: MTTKRRLSYDGVAVAVPITVPYVRYSTRTAHWFIGQAIEALVKASGVPKEQIDGLCLSSFSLAPDTAVGVTQHLGMSPRWLDHVPTGGASGVMCLRRAARAVQAGDADIVACVGADTNHVDSFRQTLGSFSNFARDASYPYGSGGPNSIFAFITANYMRTYGAKREDFGRICVDQRTNALGNPNAMFKKGLTLDEYMAARPISDPIHLFDCVMPCAGADAFLVMSEERARDLGLAHVVILGAIERHNAYAEDPVMVQGGWRKDRDDLYAQAGIQPAELDFVQTYDDYPVIVMMQFEDLGFCEKGEGPAFVQAHTMTFDGSFPNNTSGGQLSAGQAGAAGGFLGMVEAIRQLTDQAEKRAVPDAQLGLVAGFGMVTYDRCLCTGAVILGRPA
- a CDS encoding aromatic ring-hydroxylating dioxygenase subunit alpha — protein: MTSYRDNPDAVRALVQHDRVHRDLYTSQELFELEQEHFFANTWNYVGHESQLPKPGDWISNEIAGRPLIIVRHSDGSVRVMMNRCAHKGSRLVNGACGNTGKFFRCPYHAWTFKTDGAPLAIPLKTGYENTQLHECESGKGLTTVKHVRSHRGFIFVKINDAGPGFDEYFGDSLSSIDNMADRSPEGELEIAGGCLRFMHQCNWKMFVENLNDTMHPMVAHESSAGTAKRMWADKPEDEPKPMAVEQFAPFMSDYKFFEDMGIRTYDNGHSFTGVHFSIHSKYKAIPAYDDAMKARYGEEKTAQILGMARHNTVYYPNLTIKGAIQAIRVVKPISADKTLIESWTFRLKGAPPELLQRTTMYNRLINSPFSVVGHDDLQAYRGMQAGLHASGNEWVSLHRDYDPSELKGGEITTGGTDELPMRNQYRSWVQRMTETM
- a CDS encoding aromatic-ring-hydroxylating dioxygenase subunit beta, with product MAGIEVTRQDLIDFVVNEAHLLDTRRYEAWNALFTDDAFYWVPLVPDQEDGLNHTSHLYEDKLLRDLRIERLKSPRAFSQQPPSRCHHLLQVPVVEQFDAEANRYVVRTEFHYTESQGDELQFYVGTFFHHLTVQDDALRMTLKRVNLLNCDAALPAVQLFI
- a CDS encoding PDR/VanB family oxidoreductase — translated: MTAPSATLSLRVVEARALNPLIRMLRLRAEDGRALPGFSAGAHIRVQVTLPDGKADWRHYSLINFDTARNATNAPAEYVIAVRKEAEGRGGSRFMHEQLKEGDTLAIEAPKNDFPLHTGPGGTVLVAGGIGVTPLATMAARRRAEGAAVRMHYAGRSRDLMAFLPELQALLGDDLHVHADAEAGAPLGIDAMLDGVPAGDRLYVCGPKVMLDAVLERTQARGWEHDRVHFELFTEPVAEEGDQPFEVELAQSGQRFTVPANQSILDCLIEHGCDPMFDCKRGECGVCAVPVLEGEIEHRDYVLTAREKAEGNVMQICISRAKGARLVLDI